One part of the Mustela erminea isolate mMusErm1 chromosome 11, mMusErm1.Pri, whole genome shotgun sequence genome encodes these proteins:
- the LRGUK gene encoding leucine-rich repeat and guanylate kinase domain-containing protein isoform X3 — translation MPYLLELNASHNKLTTFFNFKPPKNLKKVDFSYNQISEMRDLSEYQTLTKLILDNNEIEEISGLELCSSLTHLSLARNKITSINGLGMLPIKILCLSSNRIEKITGLEDLKALQIVDLSHNQISSLQGLENHDFLEVINLEDNKIAELGEIEYIENLPLLRVLNFQRNPVQEKSEYWFFVIFMLLRLTELDQKKIKVEEKVAAVNIYDPPPEVVAAQDHLTHVVNSVMQPQRIFDSTLPRLDAPYPMLVLAGPEACGKRELAHRLCRQFSTYFRYGACHTTRPPYFGEGDRVDYHFISQEVFDEMLNMGKFILTFNYGNHSYGLNRDTIEGIARDGLASCIHMEIEGVRSLKFSYFEPRYILVVPMDKEKYEGYLRRKGLFSRVEIEFAVSRVDLYIKTNQKFPGYFDAIINADDLEVAYQKLSHLIREYLGLSEETSKNLAPTAAGAPSSKKTPSGVPAHLVPSPRRLAKLQADGQITEPLSGIQTHAQVPEHQNLAPSQNQELTQEGAAHQEERSPSSHVSAQPPPQPPPQPSSSAPGTSQQAQDLSSNQKEGDVQQSDLSSKIMTELPENESQTSEAKADKIGQSSIVPSQEASQHPDQAPARSPQPDQDEESGEAKVTSTGPPPSEAPPGSGPTSLSPQRTQDEEAKSADLPPNSAHYEPPRDPSHPNAAKIPGSSPEQPLEEEIPKAELVRVSTPYPELPQPQDSAAIKQTQDKSDPMTLLPRSRLAPTRLPQPQVLAPLQSRRPTPKLLSPSREEALETASDPTVTSSPRPPLAQEGDPSKLPPISPPHSKPPQNPSSYPDHSPQQVQEEKVREVKLPLISPPIQEHMPQPAPDLPQEEEAQVVRLPQIPTPFSEQRLPQNTGPPHDSRPAKGRQAPKAGHTSSKISDVQAVPQNQKPVQQIGTRKKKLPVQRETTKGTGHLKKALRSHQTALQPESQSKMTPPKVPNHPNPSPPPSPQGNQRRKVHAPEIPEPTHAEPLPKDPQLPEEKREKEHSSRKKASASLPTDDLVQKGTVSKKGPSSKRRNSGGLSQEAKAALSGGPPTQEGQPLPRRPLQSETSSAESRPDDSASRLHPRRKEEAHKRGRFPKREAILDSPAQASTQQLVQGTQALKGTSQTKESSVQRDSAPGQQARDKHSRKHGGAPKDRSSATPQSPVSAEERGSWEGRLRARGSQSTKV, via the exons AGCAGTAACAGGATTGAGAAGATCACGGGTTTGGAGGACCTAAAAGCCTTGCAGATCGTGGATCTGTCCCACAATCAGATCAGCAGCCTCCAGGGCTTGGAGAACCATGACTTCCTGGAGGTGATCAACCTGGAAGATAATAAG ATTGCCGAGCTGGGTGAAATAGAATACATTGAAAATCTACCTCTCCTCCGGGTTctcaattttcaaagaaatccagttcag GAAAAATCTGAATATTGGTTCTTCGTGATTTTTATGCTCCTACGATTAACAGAATTAGaccagaagaaaattaaagtggAAGAAAAG GTTGCAGCTGTGAATATATACGACCCTCCCCCTGAAGTGGTCGCAGCCCAAGATCACCTGACCCATGTCGTCAACAGCGTGATGCAGCCCCAGAGGATCTTTGACAG CACTCTCCCCCGCCTGGACGCCCCGTATCCCATGTTGGTTCTGGCCGGTCCTGAAGCCTGTGGGAAACGAGAACTTGCTCACCGCCTCTGCAGACAGTTCAGCACGTACTTCCGGTACGG GGCCTGCCACACCACAAGACCGCCGTACTTTGGAGAAGGGGATCGAGTGGATTACCATTTTATCTCTCAGGAAGTTTTTGATGAAATGCTAAATATG GGGAAATTCATTCTGACATTTAATTATGGTAATCACAGTTACGGATTAAATAGGGACACCATAGAAGGTATCGCAAGAGATGGTTTGGCAAGCTGTATTCACATGGAAATAGAA GGTGTAAGAAGTTTGAAATTTTCCTATTTTGAGCCTCGATATATCCTGGTGGTGCCCATGGACAAGGAAAAATATGAAGGATATTTGCGGAGAAAAGGATTATTCAGTCGTGTAGAGATTGAATTTGCTGTGTCCAGAGTGGACCTTTATATTAAAACCAATCAGAAATTTCCAGGATATTTTGATGCTATCATCAATGCAG ATGATCTGGAAGTTGCCTACCAAAAGCTGAGTCACCTCATCAGAGAATACCTTGGATTGTCTGAGGAAACATCCAAGAATTTGGCTCCGACTGCAG CAGGAGCTCCCTCTAGCAAGAAGACCCCCTCTGGGGTGCCAGCACATCTGGTCCCGTCCCCAAGGCGCTTGGCGAAACTGCAAGCAGATGGCCAGATAACAGAGCCTCTCTCTGGAATACAGACTCACGCACAGGTCCCTGAACATCAGAACCTGGCCCCCTCCCAGAACCAAGAGCTGACCCAGGAGGGAGCAGCCCATCAAGAAGAACGTTCTCCCAGTAGCCATGTCAGTGCTCAGCCTCCTCCACAGCCCCCTCCACAGCCCAGCTCCTCAGCACCTGGTACTTCCCAGCAGGCCCAAGACTTATCCTCAAACCAGAAGGAAGGGGATGTTCAACAATCAGatctttcttcaaaaataatgACGGAGCTCCCTGAAAATGAGTCCCAGACATCTGAGGCAAAAGCAGATAAAATAGGGCAGTCTTCCATCGTTCCTTCCCAGGAGGCTTCTCAGCACCCTGACCAAGCTCCAGCTCGCAGCCCTCAACCAGACCAGGATGAGGAATCAGGGGAGGCCAAGGTAACCTCCACTGGCCCTCCCCCATCTGAGGCTCCCCCGGGGTCTGGCCCAACATCCCTCAGCCCCCAGAGAACCCAGGATGAGGAAGCCAAGTCCGCTGATCTGCCACCCAACAGTGCCCATTATGAGCCTCCAAGAGACCCCTCCCACCCTAATGCGGCCAAAATACCGGGATCATCTCCAGAACAACCTCTGGAAGAGGAAATCCCCAAAGCAGAATTGGTTCGGGTTAGCACTCCTTACCCAGAATTGCCACAACCTCAGGACTCAGCAGCTATCAAACAGACCCAGGACAAGAGCGACCCAATGACTTTGCTCCCCAGAAGCCGCCTGGCTCCCACCAGGCTGCCCCAGCCTCAGGTCCTTGCTCCACTCCAGAGCCGGAGGCCCACCCCCAAACTCCTGTCACCCAGCAGGGAGGAAGCTTTAGAAACAGCCTCAGATCCAACTGTGACTTCCTCTCCCAGGCCTCCACTAGCTCAGGAAGGAGACCCCAGTAAACTTCCTCCCATCAGCCCTCCCCATTCCAAACCACCACAAAATCCGAGCTCCTATCCAGACCATAGTCCTCAGCAAGTCCAAGAAGAAAAGGTCAGGGAGGTGAAGCTCCCTCTTATCAGCCCCCCCATCCAGGAGCACATGCCACAGCCTGCCCCCGATCTGCCCCAGGAAGAGGAGGCTCAGGTCGTTAGGCTCCCACAAattcccactcccttctctgaaCAGCGGCTGCCTCAGAACACAGGGCCTCCCCATGATTCAAGGCCCGCAAAGGGAAGGCAAGCTCCAAAAGCAGGCCACACTTCCAGCAAGATTTCAGATGTACAGGCCgtaccccaaaaccaaaaaccagtgcAACAGAtaggaactaggaaaaaaaaactccctGTCCAAAGAGAGACAACTAAAGGGACAGGGCATCTGAAAAAGGCACTTAGAAGCCATCAGACAGCCTTGCAGCCAGAATCCCAGAGTAAGATGACTCCCCCAAAGGTTCCCAACCACCCTAATCCTAGCCCACCTCCGAGTCCTCAGGGGAACCAGAGGAGAAAAGTCCATGCACCAGAAATCCCTGAGCCAACCCATGCTGAACCATTGCCTAAGGATCCCCAGTTACCAGAAGAGAAGCGGGAAAAGGAAcattcttccagaaaaaaagcCAGTGCCAGCCTCCCCACAGATGACCTGGTTCAGAAGGGAACTGTGTCCAAAAAAGGACCATCCtcaaaaagaaggaattctggaGGATTGTCTCAAGAGGCTAAAGCGGCCCTCAGTGGTGGTCCCCCAACTCAGGAGGGTCAGCCCCTGCCCAGGAGACCTCTCCAGAGTGAAACTTCCTCTGCAGAGTCCAGACCAGATGATTCTGCTTCTAGGCTACATCcgaggagaaaagaagaggctCATAAGAGGGGAAGATTTCCGAAGAGAGAGGCTATTTTGGACTCCCCGGCGCAGGCTTCCACCCAGCAGCTTGTCCAAGGGACGCAAGCCCTGAAGGGGACCAGTCAGACCAAAGAGAGCTCTGTCCAAAGGGACAGCGCTCCTGGGCAGCAAGCCAGAGACAAACACAGCCGGAAACATGGGGGAGCACCAAAGGACAGGAGCTCAGCTACACCCCAGAGTCCCGTGTCTGCCGAGGAGCGGGGCAGCTGGGAAGGAAGACTGCGAGCCAGGGGCAGTCAGAGCACCAAGGTGTGA